In Triticum aestivum cultivar Chinese Spring chromosome 5B, IWGSC CS RefSeq v2.1, whole genome shotgun sequence, the following proteins share a genomic window:
- the LOC123112470 gene encoding methyl-CpG-binding domain-containing protein 2 — protein sequence MDSSKSPQPLKKSRTSLSGTDGHQFENDELQSETASDKTPGLKFETVDKAQDEFGEDSSPLQQSAASNVAYRGSPCIGAFTIQCARCFKWRLIPTKEKYEEIREHIIQEPFDCERAREWKPDVTCDDQEDISQDGSRLWAIDKPNIAQPPAGWERQIRIRGEGGTKFADVYYTSPTARKLRSLVEVDRYLQENPEYGAQGVTLAQFSFQIPRPLRQNYVKKRPKNASPSDEATTKPLQPVEVNPISWAAPLASEAKASGPASHADEKPVGSADVELVRKRKAEGSEPGEADANNHVSDAPETKLEDAQNGDATTTA from the exons ATGGACAGTTCTAAATCTCCCCAACCATTGAAGAAGAGCCGTACTAGTTTGTCTGGTACGGATGGCCACCAATTTGAGAATGACGAGCTTCAGTCTGAAACTGCATCAGATAAAACACCTGGTTTGAAGTTTGAAACAGTAGATAAAGCGCAAGATGAATTTGGAGAAGACAGTTCCCCATTGCAGCAATCAGCTGCTTCCAATGTGGCATACCGTGGATCGCCATGTATTGGGGCATTCACTATCCAATGTGCTAGGTGCTTCAAATGGAGACTCATTCCAACGAAAGAGAAGTATGAAGAAATACGCGAGCATATTATACAGGAACCTTTTGACTGCGAAAGAGCCCGTGAATGGAAACCTGATGTAACATGCGATGATCAAGAAGATATTTCTCAGGATGGAAGCAGACTCTGGGCTATCGACAAACCCAATATTGCACAGCCTCCTGCTGGATGGGAAAGGCAGATTAGAATAAGAGGTGAAGGAGGCACCAAATTTGCTGATGT GTACTACACTTCTCCTACTGCGAGGAAACTGAGGTCACTGGTTGAAGTTGATCG GTACCTCCAAGAAAATCCAGAGTATGGTGCGCAGGGTGTAACATTAGCTCAGTTTTCCTTCCAGATTCCTAGACCTCTGCGGCAGAACTATGTCAAAAAGCGCCCTAAGAACGCAAGTCCAAGTGATGAAGCAACAACTAAGCCTCTTCAACCAGTGGAAG TTAACCCCATATCCTGGGCTGCCCCTCTTGCAAGTGAGGCTAAGGCAAGTGGACCAGCTTCTCATGCCGACGAAAAGCCAGTTGGATCAGCAGATGTGGAGCTGGTCCGGAAGAGGAAAGCAGAAGGCTCTGAGCCAGGAGAGGCAGATGCTAACAACCATGTGTCTGATGCGCCGGAAACCAAGCTAGAGGATGCTCAGAATGGAGATGCTACCACCACTGCCTGA